The DNA sequence TCGGTTCCGAAACCCCGCTGGCACGGGGCGGCGCGCCTTCGCGCGGGATTCGGCGTTGGCTGCGGCGCCTGTCGATTGTGCGGCTGCGCTGGAAGGACGAACTGAAGGATGCAGCGGCCACGCAGGCGGTGCTGGCGGGGATCCGGAAGATCGAGGGGCAGTTGCACGACGGGCGTACGGGCCTTCATCGCTGTGTATTCCCGGGTGAGGCGGATGCCCCGTTGTTCGATGCGGTTCGAGGGGTGGTTGCGCGTTCCGACACGCCGATCCTGATTCTGCTGCACGGTACGGCCTCGTCGACGCTCGGGAGTTTCAGCGGGCTCTGGGGCGGGAAGAGCAGCACGGTAGGGAAGGCACGGGAACGCTGGAACGCCTGGCGGGAGAAGGTGAACGCCCTGTACGGCGGCAATGTGTTCGCGCTGGAGCATTGCAGTCTGAGCGAGAGCCCGATTCTGAATGCCTGCACGGTGCTGGAACACCTGGCGCCGGATCAGCCGCTGCACCTGGTCTCGCATTCGCGCGGCGGGCTGGTCGGGGAACTGCTCTGCCGGGGTCGGATCGGGAACCGGGCGCAGCCGGTCACGCAGGAGGACATCGACCGCTACCTCTCCGCGTACCGGAACGAGGACGGGAGTCTCCCGGCGGACACCGATTCCGTCGCGGCGCGCGAGCGCATTCGCGAGGAACTGGAGCGGCTGAACCTTCTGCTCACCGAGAAACGCCCGCGGGTGGAGCGGTTCGCGCGGGTCGGCTGCCCGGCGCGTGGAACCACCTTGGCCGCGAGCCGGCTGGACGTTTATCTGAGCCTGGTGCTTTCGGGCGTGCAGCTCGCCGGCACGAAATTCCTCGGCCCGAAGGCGGGTGCGTTCATCGGTGCGCTGAAGAGCCTGCTGATCGCGATCGCGCGCAAGCGCTTCGACGACGGTCTGTTGCCGGGCATCAAGGCGATGGTGCCGGATGGCGGCATGGCCCGGTTCATCAACGATCCCGAATTGATCGTCGATGGCGATCTCGCGGTGATCGCCGGCAACGCGGACGTGGGCGCCGGGCTGCGCCAGACCTTGCTGGTCGCGCTGACCAATCTCTACTACTGGCAGGGCAACGACTGGGTGGTCGAAACTGACGCGATGGTCGGCGGCCACCCGCGCGCGTTGCACCCGGTGCGGTTCCTCGATCGTGGGGATCGCGACCAGCCGGTCAATCACTTCTCCTACTTCGCGAACGACCGGACCTGCGAGGCGATCTTGCGGGTGCTGGAGGGCACGCACCGCGCGCATCCCGAATTCACCTCGCTCGCGCACGAGCCGGTGAAGACCAAGAGCCGGGGCGAGCGCGCGGCGCCGCGAAACTGCATCACCGTGATGCTGCCAGGCCTTCCGGGCAGTCATCTGCGCGCGGACGATAACCGGGTGTGGCTGCATCTGGGGAACATCGCGCTGGGCCGTCTGCACCGGCTCGACATTACCAAGCCCGCCAAGGTGGTCGAGCCGGCCGGCTGGTTCAAGAGCCGCTACGCTGCGCTGCAGGCGGAGCTGGAGAGCCGGGGCCACCGGGTGGTGGCGTTCGACTACGACTGGCGCCTCTCGCTCGCGGACAACAGCCGCCGACTCGCCAAGACGCTCGGTGCGCTGTCGGTGGAAGCGCGGCGCGAGGGCCTGCCGCTGCGCATCCTCGCGCATTCGATGGGCGGCTGGGTGGCGTTGCACTGGCTTTCCACCGAGACCGAAGGCCTGTGGGACCGGCTCTGTGTTGAACACGACATGCGGCTGGTCATGGCCGGCACGCCGCTGCAGGGCACCTTTGACACCGTGCAGTTGCTGACCGCGCGGCACCCGCTGCTGCGCATGCTCGCGGCAGTGGACCTGAAACGCAATCGCTACGCACTCGCGGATCAGTTCCGTCATTACCCGGGCCTGCTCGAAACTCTGCCGTCACCGGCGGGCGGGGCCGGCGGACCGAATTTCTTCGACGACCGCGGCTGGGCGGCGATTGCGGAGGCGCTGAAGCGCAACCGCTGGACATCGCCGGAGCAGAGCGCACTGCAACAGGCCTTCGCGGTGCGTAGCCGGGTGGCCGTGGAGGCTCCGCCGCGTAATGCGAGCCGCGTGATCTATCTCGCGGGTCAGGATGAAAGAACCCCCAACGGCGTTGACGTCTCGCGGGGGCGGCTCGCCTTTGCGCAGACCGCCGAGGGCGATGGCCTGACGACCTGGGCCAGCATCCCGGAGTGGCTGAAGGACGGGCACTGCTGGTACCTGCCAGGCGTGAAGCACGGTGACCTGCTGCGCGTTGGCAGTGCTTTCCCGGCGATCCGCGAACTGGTCGAGACCGGTAGCACCGGCCTGTTGCAGCAACGTCCACCCGCGGTGCTGCCGGGGAGAGTGGCGCGCGGGGCTCCCGCGGACGCGGTCGGCGTTTCGGAGGAAGAAATCGAGACGCCGTTTCTGTTCCCCACCGAAGACGAACTCGAGGCCGCCGCACTGCACGGAACGGCCTGGACCGCCGGTGCCGAGCGGGAAACCGTGGCGCCGTGCCATGTGCGCATCCGACACGGGAATCTGCTGTACGCCGACGTACCGGTGATGGTCGGGCACTACGAGCACGAAGGCATCACCGGTTCTGAGGATGTGCTGGACCAGCAACTGGATGGCCGCTTGCGTGCGTTGCACCGGGCGGGTTTGTACCCGGGGCCGCTGAATTCGGTGGAAATTCTGACGAAGCCCGGCGACGGCCGCACCGACGGCGCGGTGGTCGTCGGGCTGGGGCCGCTGGGCGGGCTGACCGCGCCGCTGTTGCGGCGGACCCTGCGTCATGCGCTGATCCGCTTCGCGCGGCAGCACGGCGAGTGTCAGCGCTATTGCCGGCATGATAGCGAGCTGAAGCTTGCGTCGCTGGTAATCGGCTCGGGCGCCGACGGCATCCCGCGCGAAGCCGCGGTGAATGCCTTGCTGGAGGCGGTTGTTTCCGCGAACCGGCAGTTGGCTGAGCTCGGTGCACCGTTGGTGCAGCAGCTCGATATTGTCGAAATGCTGGACGATGCGGCGATCGCCACCGCCCATGCCTGTGCCCGAGCGCGCAAATACCTGGAAGGGCCGCTGAGCTTCGACTTCTCGATCCAGCCGATGCCCGGTGGCCGTCAACGGACCGTTTGTGCCGACCCCGACCCATGGTGGCGGCGCATTCAGATCACCGTCACCGAGGACGACAACGGGCAGGAGGTGCTGGACTTTGCGCCGCTCACCGAGCGCGCCGGGATCGACGTGACGCCGCATACCGTGCAGAGCGCAATGCTCGACAGCTTGCTGGCCGAGGCGACCGCCGACACCGGGAGCGACTCGGGGCTGTCCACCGCGTTGTTCGAACTGCTGGTTCCCCGTGCCTTCAAGGCCCAGATCGAGGCGCAGGGCGGAATGGTGCTGCTGGTCGACGATGCTACCGCGCGCTTTCCCTGGGAGTTGCTGAACGATCGGCGCAGCCGCGAGACCGAGCCGCTCGCCTGCCGGATCGGGCTGGTGCGCCAGCTTTACCAGCGGTCTGACGGACCGGTGCCAACCGCGCGCAACCGCAAGGCACTGGTGGTCGGCGATACCCAGGCCGGCGGTTCGTTCGCCGAGCTGCCCGGCGCGCAGCAGGAGGCGAAGGCGGTGGCCGGTCTGCTCGAACGCCACGGCTTCGATGCCGGCCGGCCGCTGATCCGTGCCACAGCCGGTGAGGTAATCCGCACCTGGACGGTCGACGATTACCAGATCATGCACCTGGCCGGCCATGGGGTGCTCGACCACGCGATGGGTACCTCGCGCAGCGGCCAGGAAGTCCGCAGTACCGGGCTGATACTGAACGAGCGCAGCGTGCTGGGTCCGCTGGAGATCGCGGCCCGTGACCGCATGCCTGAGATCGTTTTCGTCAATTGCTGCCATCTCGGGGCGAACCGGGAACCACCGCCCGGCGGCCCGCGCAACGAACTGGCGGCCAATCTGGGGACACAGTTCATCCGTGCCGGGGTCCGGTGCGTGGTGGCGGCGGGGTGGGAGGTCGACGATGCGGCGGCGGAACTGTTTGCCAGGACGTTCTACGAACAGATGCTATCCGGGGAGACGTTCGGGCAGGCTGTGCTCAAGGCACGCCGGGCCACCTTCGACGCGTATCGACATTCCGACACCTGGGCTGCGTATCAGTGCTACGGCGACCAGTCCTTCCGCCTCGTCGAGCGCCACGATGATGCTGCGTCTGGCGGCAATCGGGACTACTACAGCCCGCGAGAGGTCGAGGTCGAGGCCGCGAACATCCGCGCCGATCTGTTTCAGGCGAGAGGCGCGTCCTGGGAAAGGCTAGAGGAGCGCCTCGAAGAGATCGAAAAAGCCTTGAAAGATCATTCTCATCTGAAGACCGGGGCTTCCTGCACGGCCGTCGCCCTGGCCTGGTACGAGTTCGGGGTATTCGACAAGGCGATTCACTGGAGCAAAGCGGCACTGGCGTGCAACGACTCCGGCGCATCGCTGCGGGCCATGGAATGCCGGGCGAATGCGTTGGCCCGGCTCGCCGAACAGATGGCCATGAGCGTAGGTTGCGATGCTGACATTCGCGGTTCTG is a window from the Thioalkalivibrio paradoxus ARh 1 genome containing:
- a CDS encoding CHAT domain-containing protein, whose protein sequence is MPQTTITLTFTTQPAASRGLARSDRASESERESINECSAGLFEIDSIENFDVGAARAGGEVVSRDLKPDDIVRVELDDGGELWLTAERLQELAGQADGELVLGSETPLARGGAPSRGIRRWLRRLSIVRLRWKDELKDAAATQAVLAGIRKIEGQLHDGRTGLHRCVFPGEADAPLFDAVRGVVARSDTPILILLHGTASSTLGSFSGLWGGKSSTVGKARERWNAWREKVNALYGGNVFALEHCSLSESPILNACTVLEHLAPDQPLHLVSHSRGGLVGELLCRGRIGNRAQPVTQEDIDRYLSAYRNEDGSLPADTDSVAARERIREELERLNLLLTEKRPRVERFARVGCPARGTTLAASRLDVYLSLVLSGVQLAGTKFLGPKAGAFIGALKSLLIAIARKRFDDGLLPGIKAMVPDGGMARFINDPELIVDGDLAVIAGNADVGAGLRQTLLVALTNLYYWQGNDWVVETDAMVGGHPRALHPVRFLDRGDRDQPVNHFSYFANDRTCEAILRVLEGTHRAHPEFTSLAHEPVKTKSRGERAAPRNCITVMLPGLPGSHLRADDNRVWLHLGNIALGRLHRLDITKPAKVVEPAGWFKSRYAALQAELESRGHRVVAFDYDWRLSLADNSRRLAKTLGALSVEARREGLPLRILAHSMGGWVALHWLSTETEGLWDRLCVEHDMRLVMAGTPLQGTFDTVQLLTARHPLLRMLAAVDLKRNRYALADQFRHYPGLLETLPSPAGGAGGPNFFDDRGWAAIAEALKRNRWTSPEQSALQQAFAVRSRVAVEAPPRNASRVIYLAGQDERTPNGVDVSRGRLAFAQTAEGDGLTTWASIPEWLKDGHCWYLPGVKHGDLLRVGSAFPAIRELVETGSTGLLQQRPPAVLPGRVARGAPADAVGVSEEEIETPFLFPTEDELEAAALHGTAWTAGAERETVAPCHVRIRHGNLLYADVPVMVGHYEHEGITGSEDVLDQQLDGRLRALHRAGLYPGPLNSVEILTKPGDGRTDGAVVVGLGPLGGLTAPLLRRTLRHALIRFARQHGECQRYCRHDSELKLASLVIGSGADGIPREAAVNALLEAVVSANRQLAELGAPLVQQLDIVEMLDDAAIATAHACARARKYLEGPLSFDFSIQPMPGGRQRTVCADPDPWWRRIQITVTEDDNGQEVLDFAPLTERAGIDVTPHTVQSAMLDSLLAEATADTGSDSGLSTALFELLVPRAFKAQIEAQGGMVLLVDDATARFPWELLNDRRSRETEPLACRIGLVRQLYQRSDGPVPTARNRKALVVGDTQAGGSFAELPGAQQEAKAVAGLLERHGFDAGRPLIRATAGEVIRTWTVDDYQIMHLAGHGVLDHAMGTSRSGQEVRSTGLILNERSVLGPLEIAARDRMPEIVFVNCCHLGANREPPPGGPRNELAANLGTQFIRAGVRCVVAAGWEVDDAAAELFARTFYEQMLSGETFGQAVLKARRATFDAYRHSDTWAAYQCYGDQSFRLVERHDDAASGGNRDYYSPREVEVEAANIRADLFQARGASWERLEERLEEIEKALKDHSHLKTGASCTAVALAWYEFGVFDKAIHWSKAALACNDSGASLRAMECRANALARLAEQMAMSVGCDADIRGSGTGGDEIGAEAVADDSPITDERRAAVFADAESKARAAVEQAQELRKFADTPERIQIEASAHKHLGNVLWLKDDCESPGSGRERRVAPKQVREPLTRAYACYREAVELAYSVSGRLSGYPLLNAAGLWLFLAQHGGRSKEVVDLLQPRDSVLDELDRLGRQFESAPRAEGPERFWDRTDRINLDLYRGLLTGNLHEPAEPPLWRNLAERYQEEFRLASNRERDSVIKQSRLLARMLGNKPPALKELLDAISKP